From a single Myotis daubentonii chromosome 5, mMyoDau2.1, whole genome shotgun sequence genomic region:
- the LOC132235773 gene encoding short transmembrane mitochondrial protein 1-like: MLQFLVGFTFGSLVGMYLAQNYDMPNLAKKLEEIQKDMDAKKKPPSSRGQLQHWLQEILTLLFSRTSFTSEPKLLSSVQSQPLL; this comes from the coding sequence ATGCTCCAGTTCCTGGTTGGATTTACTTTTGGCAGCCTGGTTGGAATGTATCTGGCTCAAAATTATGACATGCCAAACCTGGCTAAAAAACTTGAAGAAATTCAAAAGGACATGGATGCCAAGAAGAAACCCCCTAGTTCACGAGGCCAACTCCAGCACTGGCTCCAGGAAATCCTGACTCTACTCTTCTCTAGGACCTCCTTTACATCTGAACCAAAGCTTCTGTCTTCTGTCCAGTCTCAGCCTTTGCTTTGA